In Corallococcus caeni, the DNA window CGTCCGGCCGCAAGCCGCCGCTCCTCCAGTTGCTGGGTCGTCCAACGCCTCGGCTGCCACGCCATGGAAGCGCCCCCTCCATGGAGCAACCGCCGGTCCCTTACCCAACTTCCCTGAAGGGGGTTAGTGGTTGAGGTGGTGGACGTGGATCGCCCAAATGAACGTATCGGCCGACTGGACCTTCTCCGTCCACGACACGATGGGCTCGTGGTCCCCCGCGAGGGCGAAGTCAGGCAGCCCCCACAGCAGTCTGCCCGGGCTCGGTCTCAAGACACCGCCCAGTGACTCCCATCGGGCTCCCGTCCAGCGCCGCGTCTGGCCAATCCGACTGCCCGTCTCGGTCGCGGAGGGCGCTTCGCTCGCGAGCACGACCAGCGACCCGTGGGAGTCCAGTGCAATGGCGTCCACTTGCCGGGACGTCCCGCCGGCAATATCCGTCAATGGTTCGCCGACCGTCACCCAGGCGCCCCCATTCCATTTCCTGACGAGCCCCGTCCAGGCTCCATTGATCAAGCCAGTTCCTCCCACAAGCAAGTACCCATCGCGTCCCATGCAACGGGTTACCGGCAGCAGGCCAAGCCCTGTGGAAATCTCCGTCCAGGAAGTCCCATCCCACCGCATCACTCGCCCCATGTCGCCAGTGCCTGTTTCGGATTGCCTGAAAGTGACGATGGGTCTCTCCGAGGCATCCAGGTCGAACCCCAAGTAGTTGATGTTCGCGCCTCTCTTCATTGGCAGTGGCGCGGCCATGGCCACCCAATTGCTTCCATTCCATTGGCGGAAGACAACCTGTGCCTGTGAAGAACTCTCTTCGTGCCACGCCACGACCGGGAGCTCCTGGGCTCTGGAAGTAAACCCCATCCATGGGATGGCGCTCTGAGCAAGGCTGGTCGTCATGACTGGGCCCATGGGGGCCCATGCAGTTCCATTCCATCTGCGGACATGGACTTGGGTCTGGCCGAGGCCTGTCGCGTATTCCAACCAAGCCACCATCGGGTGCCCGTCAGAATTGATTTGCAGTGCATTGCCCCAGACGGAGTTGTTCGAGCCTCCGTTCAGGGGACCGCCCAGATACTCCCACCCCTCACCATTCCAGCGTTTCACATGAATCGTACCGTTCTGCGCCCAGGCCACGATGGGCAGGGCATCCATTCCCACCCGGAGTGACGTATCTCCAATGAAACTCTCCTCAAGCCTCCCTGCGAACTGCGGCTCTCCCCATTGGAGATAGGCAGGCACGAACCACGCCCAGTCCTGAAACAGTGCCTCAAGCCTGTTTCCAGCAAGATCAACGACCGTGTTTGCCATCACCACGCGGACCCGCTCATTGACCGGCAGTGGAGAAGTAGGGATCAAGCTCAGCGACCGTCCATCTGCTGAAAGCAGAACCTCCGCCTCCAGGGTTCCGGTATCCGTCATCAGTTGGACCGACTGCCCACTCACGGTGGCGGGATTCAATGACTCGGAGAAGGTCACTTGAATGGGCGTCTGTACTGGGACTTCGGAGGCGCCGTTAGCGGGGGTCTGGGCAATCTGGCGCGGCTGCGTCCGATCCACCACGACATTGCGCTCAGCGCTTAGAAAGACCTGATCATTTCGCAGAGCGCGCACGACCAGGACATGAGCCCCTTCAGCGAAGTTCCAGGTTTCCCAAGTCAGTGCGTATGGAGATTCAAGCGCCTCGACAGCAGCCCCATCCACTAGCAACTCCACACGGTCAGGTGCGGGCCCAACAACCTCCACCTGAATCCGCAGGGTGCCGTTGGTGATGCTGTCCGCTGCTGGCGACATCCAGTTGAGAAGCACGGGGCGTTCATCAGGGCTTCCAGAATCCGGTGCAGCACCGGGCTCCAGCTCTGGAATCTGGATGCAGGCACACGGAAGGAACAGCATGAACACCGCAAGGTAGAACCGACCTGAGAGCATGAATCCCATCTGAAGCAAGAACGAATCCACGAAGCTCCAGCCGCTGTCATCACGGTGCAGGCATCGGTCCATGAAGCCCAGAGCCGTCTTTACACCGGGACACGACGTCCCACTCACGAGACCCCGCGTCCATCCATGAGGAGTCGCCCTGAAACGAAAATGCCCCTGCGAAGCCAGGGCTTCACAGGGGCATCTGATGACTCAGCACTTCCACATCATGCGTCTACGGTGCGGCAGGATTCTTCTGCATGACCATGCCGGAAGCATCCAGGTCCGCAATGGTGGCCTGGCCCCAGATGGTCTCATAAGCATCGCCGTATCCCTGCTCCGGCAGCTTGCTGAACGCGACCCGGAGGGTCAGCTTGCTGATCTGGACCGAGTTGAACGAAGTCGCCCCAGCGTAGGTGAAGGAATAGCGGGTGCTGTAGCCCGAGGACAGGATGCCGAAGACCGGCTTCTCGGCGGGAGTGCCGGTCACATAAGGGGCAGTGGGTTCGGCCGAGTTGAGGAAGAACCCCTGCGCATTTCCGACCTCACCCTGGGCGTTACCGACCTTCCCGTCGCCATCGATGTCGTCGTTGAAGAAGATCTGGGCCGTCGTGCCAATCAGGGCCTTGATGGGCGCGGAGAAGCTCACATAGACGGTCTCACCGGCATTGAGCTGGGTGGAAGCCGGCGCAACCGTGGAGTTCTCCTGGTAGCGGACGTCCGTGATGGACACCGACTTCGGAGCAGCCTGGTCGCCGCCGAAGAAGAAGCCCGTCTGGCTGAAGTTGCTGCCACCCTCGGCGGACACGGCGCGCACGAAGATGTTGTACTCCTTGCCCTCCTGCACGATGCCGTTGGCAGGGGTGATGGTCGCCGAGTAGCCACCGACGTTCACCGAGGCCGTCACCGGCAGCGACTCCTTCGCGTACTCGTCCGTCAGGCGCACGAGCAGCGAGCCCGGCTGCACCGGCTGGTTGAAGTACACGTAGATGGGCTCGCCCGGGCGCACCATGTTCCGGAGCGGATCCGTCTCCACGGCGCCCTTGAGGCTGGACACGTTGCCCCCCTCGATGGTGAGTGACACGTTCGACGGCTTCGAGTAGGACAGCTGCGCGAGCGTGGTGGTCTGCGTCCCCACGATGGCGCCGCCCGAGTAGCTCTTCACGTAGCCGCCCGTGTCCACCACCCCGTCGCCGTTGGAGTCCATCGGGGCGATCCACAGGTTGTAGGTGCCGTTCAGCCGCGCCAGCTCCACGCCGGAGGGGATGCCGCTGAAGGTCAGGACACCGTTGGAGTCCGCCGTGGCCTCCACGTAGACCTTGCTCACCACGGAGTTGGCCTGGTCGTAGTTGCTCAGGATGACCGAGCCCGCGCGGTCCACTTCCAGCACGCCCTTCGCGCCCACCGCCGGACGGCCCTGCGGCGTCACCACGTTGACCGTCAGCGAGCCGTTCAGCTGCGTCAGCGTCACCGGACCGAAGCTCGCGTTGCCGTTGTTGATGGGCACCGTGCCCGCGGACGACGGCACCGTGGACGTCGCGCGCAGCGTCGAGTAGCCGCTCTTGCTGAACGTCAGCAGCACCTGCGCGCCCGCCGGCACGTCCGTCATCACGAAGTTGCCGCTCGGGTCCGTCGTCGCCGACTTGCCCGTCGGCTGGCTGCCAATCGTCATCGCGACCGTGACGTCCGCGAGCGGCTGCAGCGTCGTGCTCAGCACCTGGCCCGACACCGTGCCCTTCGGCGTGGAAGGCACCACCACCGACACGTTGTTCGGATCACGAATGCCGTCCGCGACACCATCGTTGTCCGCGTCCGTGGCGTCACCGCACCCCCAAACCATCAGCGGCAACACGGCCATCAGCACATGCTTCTTCATCGTCCCCACCTTGAATTTATGACGGAATTTTCACGCCCCAGCTGCTCCCAAAGGGCGGAAATCGGACACTCCCTGACCCGGGCCCACGCCGTCAAGGTGGGGTAAAATATACCCAAGCCCACTGGAATAGGATGACTCGCCATGTCAGACGTCAACGACCCCTGCCTGGGCTGCGCCATCGTTCACGGGGAGTTCCACCCACCGGGTGGCGTGCTCGCCCGGGCGCCCGGACTCGTCCTCCACGGGGTGGCGTCACCCAGTCCGCTCCCGGGCTGGGTGGTGCTCACGAGCGCTCAGCATGTGCGCGGCTGGTATGACCTGGACGAGGGGGCGTCGCGGGAGCTGGGCCCGTTCGCCGCCCGGGTGATGCGCGCCCAGCGCGAGGTGCTGGGCGCGGAGCACGTCTACGCCTTCGCCATTGGCGACGTGCTCCGCCACTTCCACCTGCACCTCGTGCCCCGCTTCGCGGACACGCCATCCCACCTCCGGGGTCGGGGCGCTTTCGACGCGGCTCCGGCGGAGCACCTTCCGGTGGAAACGCTGGAGGCCGCGGCCCGGCGGCTGGCGGCGGCGCTCGCCCGCTGACCCATGCCGGGCGTGCACAGGGCGCCTGGATGGGCCACTGTCATGGACCTGACACCGTATCGGGGGAAGAATGCAGGCCGTCCTCATGCGTGCGTTCCCCCTCGGCCCCTGGCTGCTGTCCCTCTGGCTCCTCACCGCCGGTCCCGCGCTCGCGGACAACAACGCGGACGAGGCGGACATCGCCTTCGAGCTGGGCAACGACGCGTACTCGCACGGCAACTACACCGAGGCGCTGCGCTCGTACTTCACCAGCTACCGGCTGGTGCCCAACCGCAACGTCCTCTTCAACATCGCGCGCTGCTTCGAGGCCCTGGGCAAGTTCAACGAGGCGTACCGCTACTACAACGACCTGCTCGGCGAGGACCTGCCGGCCGAGGACGCCTCCGAGGTCTCCCGCTCCCTGGAGCGGCTGCGCCCCAAGGTCGCCCTGGTGCGCGTCACCACCAACCCCCGGGGCGCGGACGTCTTCGTCGACCGCGCGGACCTGGGCAGCCGGGGCCGCTCGCCGCAGACGCTCGCGCTGTCGCCGGGCCGGCACAAGGTCCTGGTGCAGAAGTCCGGCTACCGCCCCACCGAGACCACCGTCACCCTCAGCCGGGGCCGGGAGGTGCCGGTGGACCTGGACCTGGCCCTCATCACCGGCGTGGTGGACGTCACCGGCACGCCCGAGGGCGCCGAGATTCGCGACAACCCCACCGGCCCCGTCCTGGGCCGCGTCCCCGCGAAGCTGCGCCTGTCCCCGGGCCAGCGCGTGCTGCACGTGCGCGCCGCGGGCCACGCGCCCGGCCAGTACGTCATCGACGTGCCCTCCGAAGGCACGCTGCCGCTCGCCGTCACGCTGAACGCCCAGACGGCGCCCACCGGGCGTGTCGTCGTCACCGCCAACCACGACGGCGCCACCGTGCGCGTGGACGGCCGGCCCGCGGGCTTCACCCCCACCGTCGTCACCCTCCCGGAGGGCGAGCACGTGCTGGAGGTGGAGAGCCGCGACGTGCGCCCGGTGCGCCAGAAGGTCACCGTCATCCCGGACCAGGAGGTGAAGGTCCACGCGACCCTGCGCTACGAGCCGCCCCCGGTGCGCGCCGCGTCCAAGCGCCTGCTGGCCGTGGACGAGGCCCCCGCCTCCACCACCGTGCTCACGCCGGAGGAGCTGCGCGCGTTCGGGTGGCGCACCCTGGCGGAGGCCCTGGCGGGCGTGCGCGGCTTCTTCCTCACCGACGACCGGACGTACACGTACCTGGGCGTGCGCGGCTTCTCACCGCCGGGCGACCTCAACACGCGCATCCTCATCCTCTGGGACGGCCACGCGATGAACGACGTGTGGGCCGGCCAGGGCTACGCGGCGCACGACCTCAGCGTGGACCTGGAGGAGGTGGAGCGCATCGAGGTGGTGCGCGGCCCCGGCAGCGCGCTGTACGGCACGGGCGCGTTCTTCGGCGTCATCAACGTGGTGCCGCGCGAGTCGCTGGGCCTGGACCGGCGGATGGAAATCACCGGCGCCGTGGGCGCGCTGGGCTCCACGCTCGTGCACGCCACCACGTCGTGGGAGGACCCGGAGCGCTCCGTCCTCTTCAGCCTCGCGGGCATGAAGTCCCACGGCGCGGACACCACCCGCCTGGGCGACCCGGGCCCCATCGTCACCGGCCTGGACGGCGAGAAGGCCGGCACCGGTTCGGTGCGCGCGCGCCTGGGCAACCTGTCGCTGGTGGCCCAGCTGCACGGGCGCAGCAAGGACGTGCCCACCGCGCCCTACGGCACGGTGGTGGGCGCGCAGGGCACGCGCGTGCAGGACGTGCGCGGCTTCGCCGAGGCGAAGTACGAGCGCCCCCTGTCCGAGCGCTTCATCCTGTCCCTGCGCGGCGCCCTGGACCTGAGCCGCTACCAGGGCCACTGGAACTACGACGGCGGCGACAGCGCGGCGACGAACACCGACTCCGGCGCGGCGGACTGGCTCACCGCCGAGGCGCGCCTGCTGGCCGGGCTGTCCGACGACAACCGCCTCACCGTGGGCGTGGAGGGCCAGTACCAGCTGCGCGTGGACCAGAAGAGCGTGGGCCCCGCGGTGGCCGCGTCGCTGGGCACGCAGACGCGCTCGCTCGTGTCCGTGTACGCGCTGGACGAGTGGCGCCTGCACCCGCGCCTGAGCCTGTCCCTGGGCTTCCGCGTTGACAGGTACTCGGACCTGGACTCGCTGCCGCTCACGCCCCGGCTCGCGGTCATCGGCCGGCCGTATGAGCAGGGCCTCACCAAGCTGGTCATCGGCCGCGCGTTCCGCGCCCCCAATGTCTACGAGCTCTTCTACGAGGACAACCTCCTCACCCAGCGCCCCGCGAAGCAACTGGAGCCGGAGACCATCACCACCTTCGAGGTGGAGCACTCACACGACCTGACGCACGAGCTGCGCGTGACGGTCGCCGGCTACCACAACCGCATCTCCCGGCTCATCACGCTCAGCACCGAGTCTGCGGCCACGCCCGCCTGCGGCACCGCGAGCGCGCCCACGCAGTGCCTGGTGTACGCGAACAACTCCGGCGAGACGCTCGCGTGGGGCGCGGAGGCCGGGCTGCACTGGCAGCCGGGCCGCTGGCTGCTGGTGGACCTGAGCTATTCCTACGTGACGCTGCGCAACGCCTCGCAGGACGTGGTGGAGGCCGCGCCCACGCACCTGGCCTCCGGGCGCTTCCTCCTGCCCGTGGGCAACGGCGACATGCGCATCGCCACGCAGGCCACGTACCAGAGCGCGCGGGTGCCCGGCATCGCGGGCGCGGACAGCGGGGAGGCGCTGCTCGTGGGCTTCGGCGTGTCCGGCGACTACGGCCGGCTGCGCTACTTCGCGGGCGTGAACAACCTGCTCGACACGCGCTACGCCTTCGTCGTGAGCGACGACGTGTCCGCCGGCCCCGTGCCCCAGTACGGCCGCACCTTCAACCTCCAGCTCACCGGCAGCTTCTGAGAGACTCGCGCGCCATGGTTGAACCCGTCCTCGACTTCATCCAGCCCGGACACCCGCTCTACGAGGGCGAGCTGGAGCTGCGCTTCCGCGTGCTGCGCGAGCCCCTGGGCCACACCCGCGCCTCCGTGAAGTTCCCCTTCGAGGACGACAGCCTCCACCTGGTGGCCCACGCGGACGGCGCCGTGCTGGGCTGCGTGCTGTTCCACCCGGAGGACGCGCACGGCGGCCGGCTCTTCCAGATGGCCGTGTCGCCGTCGCTCCAGGGAAGGGGCCTGGGCGCGAAGCTGGTGCGCGCGCTGGAGGACGCGCTGCGCGGGCGCGGCTTCCGCCACGTGCACCTGCACGCGCGCGCCCCCGTCGTCCCCTTCTACGAGCGCCTGGGCTACGCGGTGTACGGCGAGCCCTACGAAGAGGTGGGCATCCCCCACCGGAACATGCAGCGCGACCTCTGAGCCTCTGAGCCTCAGGTCGCGGGGACCTGGACCGCCGGCAGCCGGCGGCTCCCCCAGAGCACCGCCACCAGCGCCGTGAGCGACATGCCCGCGCCCACCGCGCACACGCCCGGCCAGCCCGCGCGCGTCCACGCCGCCATGCCCGCCCACGCGCCCGCGGCGCCGCCCACGAAGTAGGTCACCATGTAGAGGGTGTTGAGCCGACTCCGGGCGTCCGGCCGCAGCGAATACACGCGCGCCTGGTTGGCGATCTGATTCGCCTGCGCGCCCAGGTCCAGCAGCACCACGCCCAGCGCGATGCCCCACAGCGAGTGCCCCAGGAGCCAGAGCACGACGAAGGACGCCAGCAGCACGGCGATGGCCAGCGCGTTGATGCGCCGGCCGGCGCCCCTGTCCGCGGAGCGCCCCACCAGCGGCGCGATGACCGCGCCCGCCACGCCCACCACGCCGAAGAGGCCCGCCACCTGCGCGTCGTAGTGTCCGGGCATGGAGCGCAGGTACAGCGCCAGCGTGGCCCAGAAGGCGCTGAACGCGCCGAAGGTCAGCCCGCCCAGGAGCGCGTGCAGCCGCAGCACCGGCTCCGTGCGGGCCAGGTGGATGAGCGACCGCATCAACTGGGGATAGGGCATGGCGGCCACGGGCGGCTGCGCGGGCAGCGTGAAGCGCAGCACGACGCCCATCACGACCATCAAGCCCGCTGCCACGAAGAACATGGTGCGCCAGCCCAGGTGCGTGCCCACGAAGCCCGCCGCCGTGCGCGACAGCAGGATGCCGATGAGCAGCCCGCTCATCACCGTGCCCACCACGCGCCCGCGCTCCGAAGGGGCCGCGAGCTGCGCCGCGAACGGGATGAGCAACTGCGGCACCACCGTGGTGACGCCGATGGCGAAGCTCGCCGCCACCATCACGTGCAGCGTGGGCGCGAGCCCCGCCGCCACCAGCGCCACGCCAACGCAGCCGCACAGCACGAGGATGACCTCGCGCCGCTCCAGGCTGTCTCCCAGCGGCACCAGGAACAGCATGCCCACCGCGTAGCCCACCTGCGTCAGCGTGGGCACCAGCCCCAGCGCGCTCCCGTCCGCGCCCAGCGCCCGGCCGATGTCTCCCAGCAGGGGCTGGTTGTAATAGAGGTTCGCGACGGTGACGGCGCCGGCCACCGCCATCAGCCAGACGAGCGAGGGACGGAGCGAAGCGGAGG includes these proteins:
- a CDS encoding Ig-like domain-containing protein → MDRCLHRDDSGWSFVDSFLLQMGFMLSGRFYLAVFMLFLPCACIQIPELEPGAAPDSGSPDERPVLLNWMSPAADSITNGTLRIQVEVVGPAPDRVELLVDGAAVEALESPYALTWETWNFAEGAHVLVVRALRNDQVFLSAERNVVVDRTQPRQIAQTPANGASEVPVQTPIQVTFSESLNPATVSGQSVQLMTDTGTLEAEVLLSADGRSLSLIPTSPLPVNERVRVVMANTVVDLAGNRLEALFQDWAWFVPAYLQWGEPQFAGRLEESFIGDTSLRVGMDALPIVAWAQNGTIHVKRWNGEGWEYLGGPLNGGSNNSVWGNALQINSDGHPMVAWLEYATGLGQTQVHVRRWNGTAWAPMGPVMTTSLAQSAIPWMGFTSRAQELPVVAWHEESSSQAQVVFRQWNGSNWVAMAAPLPMKRGANINYLGFDLDASERPIVTFRQSETGTGDMGRVMRWDGTSWTEISTGLGLLPVTRCMGRDGYLLVGGTGLINGAWTGLVRKWNGGAWVTVGEPLTDIAGGTSRQVDAIALDSHGSLVVLASEAPSATETGSRIGQTRRWTGARWESLGGVLRPSPGRLLWGLPDFALAGDHEPIVSWTEKVQSADTFIWAIHVHHLNH
- a CDS encoding carboxypeptidase-like regulatory domain-containing protein, which gives rise to MKKHVLMAVLPLMVWGCGDATDADNDGVADGIRDPNNVSVVVPSTPKGTVSGQVLSTTLQPLADVTVAMTIGSQPTGKSATTDPSGNFVMTDVPAGAQVLLTFSKSGYSTLRATSTVPSSAGTVPINNGNASFGPVTLTQLNGSLTVNVVTPQGRPAVGAKGVLEVDRAGSVILSNYDQANSVVSKVYVEATADSNGVLTFSGIPSGVELARLNGTYNLWIAPMDSNGDGVVDTGGYVKSYSGGAIVGTQTTTLAQLSYSKPSNVSLTIEGGNVSSLKGAVETDPLRNMVRPGEPIYVYFNQPVQPGSLLVRLTDEYAKESLPVTASVNVGGYSATITPANGIVQEGKEYNIFVRAVSAEGGSNFSQTGFFFGGDQAAPKSVSITDVRYQENSTVAPASTQLNAGETVYVSFSAPIKALIGTTAQIFFNDDIDGDGKVGNAQGEVGNAQGFFLNSAEPTAPYVTGTPAEKPVFGILSSGYSTRYSFTYAGATSFNSVQISKLTLRVAFSKLPEQGYGDAYETIWGQATIADLDASGMVMQKNPAAP
- a CDS encoding HIT family protein, whose protein sequence is MSDVNDPCLGCAIVHGEFHPPGGVLARAPGLVLHGVASPSPLPGWVVLTSAQHVRGWYDLDEGASRELGPFAARVMRAQREVLGAEHVYAFAIGDVLRHFHLHLVPRFADTPSHLRGRGAFDAAPAEHLPVETLEAAARRLAAALAR
- a CDS encoding TonB-dependent receptor domain-containing protein, translating into MRAFPLGPWLLSLWLLTAGPALADNNADEADIAFELGNDAYSHGNYTEALRSYFTSYRLVPNRNVLFNIARCFEALGKFNEAYRYYNDLLGEDLPAEDASEVSRSLERLRPKVALVRVTTNPRGADVFVDRADLGSRGRSPQTLALSPGRHKVLVQKSGYRPTETTVTLSRGREVPVDLDLALITGVVDVTGTPEGAEIRDNPTGPVLGRVPAKLRLSPGQRVLHVRAAGHAPGQYVIDVPSEGTLPLAVTLNAQTAPTGRVVVTANHDGATVRVDGRPAGFTPTVVTLPEGEHVLEVESRDVRPVRQKVTVIPDQEVKVHATLRYEPPPVRAASKRLLAVDEAPASTTVLTPEELRAFGWRTLAEALAGVRGFFLTDDRTYTYLGVRGFSPPGDLNTRILILWDGHAMNDVWAGQGYAAHDLSVDLEEVERIEVVRGPGSALYGTGAFFGVINVVPRESLGLDRRMEITGAVGALGSTLVHATTSWEDPERSVLFSLAGMKSHGADTTRLGDPGPIVTGLDGEKAGTGSVRARLGNLSLVAQLHGRSKDVPTAPYGTVVGAQGTRVQDVRGFAEAKYERPLSERFILSLRGALDLSRYQGHWNYDGGDSAATNTDSGAADWLTAEARLLAGLSDDNRLTVGVEGQYQLRVDQKSVGPAVAASLGTQTRSLVSVYALDEWRLHPRLSLSLGFRVDRYSDLDSLPLTPRLAVIGRPYEQGLTKLVIGRAFRAPNVYELFYEDNLLTQRPAKQLEPETITTFEVEHSHDLTHELRVTVAGYHNRISRLITLSTESAATPACGTASAPTQCLVYANNSGETLAWGAEAGLHWQPGRWLLVDLSYSYVTLRNASQDVVEAAPTHLASGRFLLPVGNGDMRIATQATYQSARVPGIAGADSGEALLVGFGVSGDYGRLRYFAGVNNLLDTRYAFVVSDDVSAGPVPQYGRTFNLQLTGSF
- a CDS encoding GNAT family N-acetyltransferase produces the protein MVEPVLDFIQPGHPLYEGELELRFRVLREPLGHTRASVKFPFEDDSLHLVAHADGAVLGCVLFHPEDAHGGRLFQMAVSPSLQGRGLGAKLVRALEDALRGRGFRHVHLHARAPVVPFYERLGYAVYGEPYEEVGIPHRNMQRDL
- a CDS encoding MFS transporter: MQTPSDPAPSASLRPSLVWLMAVAGAVTVANLYYNQPLLGDIGRALGADGSALGLVPTLTQVGYAVGMLFLVPLGDSLERREVILVLCGCVGVALVAAGLAPTLHVMVAASFAIGVTTVVPQLLIPFAAQLAAPSERGRVVGTVMSGLLIGILLSRTAAGFVGTHLGWRTMFFVAAGLMVVMGVVLRFTLPAQPPVAAMPYPQLMRSLIHLARTEPVLRLHALLGGLTFGAFSAFWATLALYLRSMPGHYDAQVAGLFGVVGVAGAVIAPLVGRSADRGAGRRINALAIAVLLASFVVLWLLGHSLWGIALGVVLLDLGAQANQIANQARVYSLRPDARSRLNTLYMVTYFVGGAAGAWAGMAAWTRAGWPGVCAVGAGMSLTALVAVLWGSRRLPAVQVPAT